Genomic DNA from Planktomarina temperata RCA23:
AGGGCTCACAGAAGAGTAGCAGAATCGGATGAGAGCATGCTATAGATTGTAGCATGCTCAAACCTGACCCCAATATAAGCCAAAGCCAACCCATCATTCGGCAATTGAATGAAACTGCAATCAATCAAATTGCAGCGGGTGAAGTTGTTGAGCGCCCGGCCTCTGCCATCAAAGAGTTGGTGGAAAACGCCATTGATGCCGGCGCCTCACGGATCGACGTGGAATATGCCGACGGCGGCAAGCGTTTGATACAGGTCACCGACAACGGCTGTGGCATTGCAGCCGAGGACCTAGCTTTGGCCATGTCACGCCATGCCACCAGCAAAATTGACGGCTCAGATTTGCTCAATATCCAAAGTTTTGGCTTCAGAGGCGAAGCTCTCCCCTCTTTGGGTGCGGTGGGCAAGCTGACATTGACAAGCCGTACGGCAACAGGCTCGGGCGCTGAATTGCAGGTTATGGGCGGCAAGCTCAGCCCCGTGCGCCCAGCCGCGATGCAGCCCGGAACCCGTGCAACCCTGCGAGATCTCTTTTACGCCACGCCCGCCCGCCTCAAATTTCTGCGGTCTGATCGCGCCGAGGCGCAAGCCATTGCCGATGTGGTCAAGCGTTTGGCCATGGCAGAGCCGGCAATTGCCTTCTCACTGCGCGACACCGGCACGGACCGGATGGTCTTCCAAGTTCAGGCTGAGCAGGGCGATATGTTTTCCGCGCTCCGTGGGCGCTTGGGGCAAATTATGGGCCGGGATTTTGTCGACAACGCCATTCCCGTCGATGCGGAACGCGAGGGGGTGAGCCTCACGGGCTTTGCGGGCCTTCCGACCTATTCGCGTGGGGCCGCCGTCGCGCAATATCTCTTCGTGAATGGCCGCCCAGTGCGAGACAAATTGCTGCTCGGCGCATTGCGCGGAGCCTATGCAGATTTTCTATCGCGCGATCGTCACCCGGCGGTGGCACTATTTGTGGAATGTGATCCGACACTGGTGGATGTCAATGTGCATCCTGCGAAATCAGAAGTGCGGTTTCGCGAGCCAGCCATGGTGCGCGGCCTGATCGTTTCCGGTCTGCGTCACGCGCTGGCCGAGGCGGGGCATCGTGCCTCTACCACCGTATCCAGTGCAGCCCTGGGCGCTTTTACACCCGAAACACCGAGCCAACCTCGTATCTACCAGATGGATCGCCCCCGCAATGCGCCGGGATATTCCGGTCTGGCTGAGACCGACACCATGTTTGATCCCCAGCCTTCGGCACGGATGGAAGAAGCACCACAGCTTGAGGCCCAGCACCGTCCCTTGGGCGCGGCGCGGGCACAATTGCATGAAAACTACATCCTCTCACAGACTGAAGACGGCTTGGTCATCGTGGATGCTCACGCCGCCCATGAGCGTTTGGTCTATGAAAAACTCAAAGCCCAGATGGCAGAAACCGGCGTGCGCGCGCAAGCGCTATTGATTCCAGAAGTGATCAGCCTGTCTGACGGCGATATAGCCCTTCTGATGGAGCAAAACGAAACCTTGACGCAGATGGGTCTCAGCATTGAACCCTTCGGCCAAGGCGCGGTTGCTGTGCAATCCGTGCCTGCCCTTTTGGGCCATGTGGATGTGCAGCGGTTGGTTTTGGATATCGTCGACGAGCTGTCGGACGGCGGCACGCAGCAAAGCTTGCAAGCACAGCTGGATGCGATTTTGAGCCGCGTGGCCTGCCATGGCTCGGTTCGCACAGGCCGCCAGATGCAAGCCGAAGAAATGAATGCGCTGTTGCGCGAAATGGAAGCGACCCCACACTCAGGCCAATGCAACCACGGTCGCCCCACCTATGTCAGTTTGGCTATGACCGATATTGAAAAGTTGTTTGGACGCACATGATAGTCACCCCTGAAATCACCTTAATCTTAATGATGGCCGCTGGCGGTTTTGCCCTTGTGGTCATGATTTTGCTTTTGATGGTGGCCCGCGCTGCGGGACGCGCGGCACAAGCAACAGCGCCTTTGACAAACCAAATGGAATATCTCAACCAAAGAGTGCAAACCATTGGCGACGGGCAACAACAATTGGCCGGTGGCCTGACCCATGTCTCAGAGGCACAGGCCGCACAACAAAACAATATGCTCAAGTTGATGGAAGCGCGCTTAGCCGCGGTTCAGGAACAAATGACGCTCAACCTGACCACAAATGCCAAGACCACCGCCAATTCACTGGGCGAATTACAACAGCGTTTGGTCACAATCGACAAGGCTCAGGACAATATCCAAAAACTTTCCGGTGACGTGCTCAGCCTGCAAGATATTCTGGCCAATAAGCAGACCCGCGGCGCCTTTGGTGAAATCCAACTGCAAGAGATCGTCAGCAAGGCCCTGCCGTCCGACGCCTATGCTTGGCAGGCCACCCTATCCAATGGCAAGCGTGCCGATTGCTTGATTCACCTGCCCAATCCACCGGGCCCAATTGTCATAGACAGCAAGTTCCCACTTGAGGCCTATGAGGCCCTGCGCAACGCCAAGACCGAGCTGGACACAAGAGATGCGGTCAAATTTATGCGCACCTCTGTGAAAGCGCATATCAAGGCCATTTCCGAGAAATATATTATCGAAGGTGAAACCGCTGACGGGGCGATCATGTTTTTGCCCTCAGAGGCGGTCTATGCCGAATTGCACTCAAATTTTCCCGAGTTGATCCGTGAAGGGTTTGAAGCGCGCGTATGGATTGTCTCCCCCACCACCTGCATGGCCACTTTGAACACGATGCGGGCGATCCTCAAAGATGCGCGGATGCGTGAACAAGCCGGCGCCATTCGCACCGCATTGCGGCAATTGCACCGGGATGTCGAGCTGGTGGTGGATCGGGTAGATAAGCTCAACACCCATTTCAACCAAGCGCGCAAAGACATCGAAGGCATCAGCACAGCCGCAGAACGCGCCGGGAAGCGCGCGCATAAATTGGACAATTTCGATTTTGAAGAGATAGAAGCGCTTGATCCGGTTGCGCCCCTGCCGAAACTATAGCCGGAACAAAGATTGCGCCACCCGCGGAATCCAAGCGCTAAACCGCAGCGGGGCGTCGGTGGCGGCAAGGCAGATACAATCATGACCAATCTCAGCCACAGGCTTGTGGTGCAACTCCTCATCGGCCACTTCAACATCACCGGCCGCAAAGCGCGCAGTTTCATCACGAAACGCACCCTGTAGTACGAGTGTCAGCTCTGTGCCGCGGTGCCCATGATCCGGCACAGCCGCTCCCGAGGGAATGTAGAGCAAACGCGCTGTTGCGGCGTGAGAGGTTTTCAACACAGCCTGCCGCACACCCAGACCAATGGGCCGCCATTTTACATCATTCAAACCACCGCCAATGTAGGCGCTCAAGGGATCAGGCACATCGCTGCCAACAGGCTTAGACGCCGTGGCTTTTGGCCCTTTGGCAATCAAGGCCATAGTCTTGGCCAAGGCCGCGTCACCCAAATTTTCTGTGGGCTGCGCTTGCAAAATCGCGCCACCAATAGAATTGAAACTTTGCGCAGCCGCGCGGCATTCGTCACACATCGACAAATGCGTGGCGACAACCAGGTTAAAAGCCTCCGGCAAAGAGCCTGCGGAATAGCCGATCAAGAGTTGATCTGAAAGGTGGTGGGTAATCTTGTTCATTGTATTCATTTCATCGTCTGGCGGAGTTTCGTTAAGGCCAATCTAAGGCGCGATTTGATTGTGCCAAGGGGCAGACCGGTTTCAGCAGCAATTTGGCCATGACTGAGGTCGCCAAAATAGGCTTTTTCAATCAATTCACGCTGCTGGCCGGGCAAGGCTTTCATGGCTTGGCTCAACTGGTCTGATTCTTGTTGCATCACTAAAACGTCAGAGGCTTCCGGCTCCGCTTCAGGACCCCAGGTCAGCTCCTCGGGTTCGGGGCGTCGTTGCTTGCGCAACGCGTCGATGTTTTTGTTGCGGGCGATGGTAAAGATCCAAGTGGATACGCTGGCTCGGCTGGGGTCAAAGAGATGTGCTTTGTGCCAGAGGGTGGCCATAACCTCCTGCGTGCAATCTTCTGCCATGCCCGGCGATGCGCCTGATTTCATCAAAAACGCTTTCACCCGCGGCGCAAAATATCCGAAGAGTTCAGCAAAGGCCTGCTGGTCTTGGTCTGTCTGAATACGCTTCAGATGATCAACCCATATATTTTTTGGGATGGTTTGTGTCACGGCGGGAAAATTTGCCTTCTGATCGTCAAGTGCATTTGAATTAAATGCAGCATAGGCCAGCTGACGACCAGATGCACCCGTTTCTTGCACTATATCCAAATTCATTCCCATGCTGTACATACGCAGTATCAAACGATTTGGATCAAAGAAAACGAGAAGGTTTTAAAAGTAATCCAAATCCACGCGTTCCGCGTAAAAGCTTCAAGTAACATTAAAGGATACGCCTATGCCATTTGAGACTGCCCCTTTGGGCGCTAAACGCATTGCTGTGATTGGTGGTGGCATTTCAGGTATGGGGGCAGCCTATGAATTGCGCCACGCGCATCAAGTGGTTCTGTTCGAATCCGGCCCAAAGCTCGGCGGCCATGCGCGGACTGTAATGGCCGGCAAGAACGGCGATTTACCAGTGGATACTGGATTTTTGGTTTTTAATGATGTGAATTACCCACATTTAATTCGCCTGTTTAAAGAGCTGGACGTGCCCGTGATGGACTCAGATATGAGTTTCGGCGCATCCATTGATGGTGGATGGTTAGAATATGGGCTCCTAGCCCCTACAGCCGTATTTGCCCAACCGCGAAACATCATCCGGCCAAAATTTTACGGCATGATCCGCGATATCTTAAAATTCAACAAACGCGCCAATAGCGAAGTAATTGATCCTACGATTACCATCGGTGAATTGGTCACAAAATGGCAGCTTGGGGATTGGTTTCGCGATTATTACCTTACACCCTTCACCGGCGCAATTTGGTCCACACCCATCACGCAAATCCTTGATTTCCCAGCGCAGGCCATGATCAATTTCATGAAAAACCACGCCCTGCTCGGTGCCGGTGGGCAACACCAATGGCGCACGGTGCGCGGCGGCTCGCGCGAATATGTAGGCCGCCTGCAAAGCGCCTTGACGCGGGCCAATGTTGACATTCGCCTGTCGAGCCCCGTGGCGCAAGTCCGGCGCAATCCTTTGGGGGTTGGGCTGCAGATGACCGATGGCAGTGTTGAGGCCTTCGATGAGGTGATTTTCGCCACGCATTCTGACACTACGCTTGCAATGCTCAGCGATGCCAACAGTCTTGAACGCAAGGCTTTAAGCGCGGTGAAATATCAGCCCAATGAGATGGTGCTGCATGGGGACTGCTCCATTATGCCCAAACGCAAGGCAGCCTGGGCGTCCTGGGTTTATACGGAAGACAAAGATCGTCAATCCGACCGTATTGATCTGACCTATTGGATCAACCGCCTTCAAAGCCTGCCTAAAGATGACCCGTGCTTCGTCACCTTGAATACCCAGCGCGATATTGATCCGGCCTTGATTTATGATCAATGCACCTTTCACCATCCGGTCTTTGACACCGCCGCTTTGAAGGCGCAACAGATTGTCAGCGACATCAACGGGGCAAATCATACCTGGTTTTGCGGCGCTTGGTTGCGCAATGGCTTTCACGAAGATGGGCTGGCCACAGGCATCGAAGCGGCCCGTCGGTTGACGGCGCAAAAAGCGACCATTTTGGCCGCCGCTGAATGACCTGCCTCGACCATATCAAGGCGCATACCTATCACGGGCGCAAAGGGCCCGTGTCCAATGCCTTTCGGTATGCGATAGACTATGTGCTGATTGATTTGGCCGCAGAACGCCCCTTGCCGACGCTTTTCTCGCGCAATCGGTTCAATTTGATGAGCCTGTTTGACAGCGA
This window encodes:
- the mutL gene encoding DNA mismatch repair endonuclease MutL, which translates into the protein MLKPDPNISQSQPIIRQLNETAINQIAAGEVVERPASAIKELVENAIDAGASRIDVEYADGGKRLIQVTDNGCGIAAEDLALAMSRHATSKIDGSDLLNIQSFGFRGEALPSLGAVGKLTLTSRTATGSGAELQVMGGKLSPVRPAAMQPGTRATLRDLFYATPARLKFLRSDRAEAQAIADVVKRLAMAEPAIAFSLRDTGTDRMVFQVQAEQGDMFSALRGRLGQIMGRDFVDNAIPVDAEREGVSLTGFAGLPTYSRGAAVAQYLFVNGRPVRDKLLLGALRGAYADFLSRDRHPAVALFVECDPTLVDVNVHPAKSEVRFREPAMVRGLIVSGLRHALAEAGHRASTTVSSAALGAFTPETPSQPRIYQMDRPRNAPGYSGLAETDTMFDPQPSARMEEAPQLEAQHRPLGAARAQLHENYILSQTEDGLVIVDAHAAHERLVYEKLKAQMAETGVRAQALLIPEVISLSDGDIALLMEQNETLTQMGLSIEPFGQGAVAVQSVPALLGHVDVQRLVLDIVDELSDGGTQQSLQAQLDAILSRVACHGSVRTGRQMQAEEMNALLREMEATPHSGQCNHGRPTYVSLAMTDIEKLFGRT
- a CDS encoding DNA recombination protein RmuC, with translation MIVTPEITLILMMAAGGFALVVMILLLMVARAAGRAAQATAPLTNQMEYLNQRVQTIGDGQQQLAGGLTHVSEAQAAQQNNMLKLMEARLAAVQEQMTLNLTTNAKTTANSLGELQQRLVTIDKAQDNIQKLSGDVLSLQDILANKQTRGAFGEIQLQEIVSKALPSDAYAWQATLSNGKRADCLIHLPNPPGPIVIDSKFPLEAYEALRNAKTELDTRDAVKFMRTSVKAHIKAISEKYIIEGETADGAIMFLPSEAVYAELHSNFPELIREGFEARVWIVSPTTCMATLNTMRAILKDARMREQAGAIRTALRQLHRDVELVVDRVDKLNTHFNQARKDIEGISTAAERAGKRAHKLDNFDFEEIEALDPVAPLPKL
- a CDS encoding ChrR family anti-sigma-E factor; this translates as MNKITHHLSDQLLIGYSAGSLPEAFNLVVATHLSMCDECRAAAQSFNSIGGAILQAQPTENLGDAALAKTMALIAKGPKATASKPVGSDVPDPLSAYIGGGLNDVKWRPIGLGVRQAVLKTSHAATARLLYIPSGAAVPDHGHRGTELTLVLQGAFRDETARFAAGDVEVADEELHHKPVAEIGHDCICLAATDAPLRFSAWIPRVAQSLFRL
- a CDS encoding sigma-70 family RNA polymerase sigma factor; this encodes MNLDIVQETGASGRQLAYAAFNSNALDDQKANFPAVTQTIPKNIWVDHLKRIQTDQDQQAFAELFGYFAPRVKAFLMKSGASPGMAEDCTQEVMATLWHKAHLFDPSRASVSTWIFTIARNKNIDALRKQRRPEPEELTWGPEAEPEASDVLVMQQESDQLSQAMKALPGQQRELIEKAYFGDLSHGQIAAETGLPLGTIKSRLRLALTKLRQTMK
- a CDS encoding NAD(P)/FAD-dependent oxidoreductase, yielding MPFETAPLGAKRIAVIGGGISGMGAAYELRHAHQVVLFESGPKLGGHARTVMAGKNGDLPVDTGFLVFNDVNYPHLIRLFKELDVPVMDSDMSFGASIDGGWLEYGLLAPTAVFAQPRNIIRPKFYGMIRDILKFNKRANSEVIDPTITIGELVTKWQLGDWFRDYYLTPFTGAIWSTPITQILDFPAQAMINFMKNHALLGAGGQHQWRTVRGGSREYVGRLQSALTRANVDIRLSSPVAQVRRNPLGVGLQMTDGSVEAFDEVIFATHSDTTLAMLSDANSLERKALSAVKYQPNEMVLHGDCSIMPKRKAAWASWVYTEDKDRQSDRIDLTYWINRLQSLPKDDPCFVTLNTQRDIDPALIYDQCTFHHPVFDTAALKAQQIVSDINGANHTWFCGAWLRNGFHEDGLATGIEAARRLTAQKATILAAAE